One Nostoc sp. UHCC 0302 DNA window includes the following coding sequences:
- a CDS encoding amidohydrolase family protein, producing MSEAPFLDKIIKNVRVVRPHDDAVELLDLGIKDGKFAHIAPNISPDQGKELFDAQNLLGFPGVVDAHMHIGIYQPLDKDAVTETKAAAMGGVTTSLNYIRTGQYYLNKGGSYRDFFPEVLALSAGNFFVDYSYHVAPIASQHIDEIPLLFEEHGVSSFKIFMFYGGYGLHGLSDQQNLFLMINKEERYDFAHFEFIMRGLTRLMEKHPEARDTISLSLHCEVAEILNAYTKIVENDSSLSGLNAYSAARPPHSEGLAICIASYLAHETNCANINLLHLSSRKAMEAALTMQTAFPHINFRREVTIGHLLLDIDTPNGTWAKVNPPIRPRADVEYLWQAVLNHQVDWIVSDHACCSAEQKRSAKDPNNIWLAKSGFGGTEYLLSGVLSEGSKRGMSYNHMAKLLSWNPSRRFGLLTKGDIAIGYDADLVLVNPNETFVVSAAESESQQGYTPFEGMELTGRVKTTFLRGRRIYDRGQILGVPSGLYLNRR from the coding sequence GTGTCTGAGGCTCCTTTCTTAGATAAAATTATCAAAAATGTCCGGGTAGTTCGCCCCCATGATGATGCTGTGGAACTACTGGATTTGGGAATTAAGGATGGAAAATTTGCTCATATTGCTCCAAATATTAGCCCAGACCAAGGTAAAGAGCTATTTGATGCCCAAAACCTGCTAGGTTTTCCTGGTGTTGTGGATGCCCATATGCACATCGGTATCTATCAACCCCTCGACAAAGATGCAGTTACCGAAACTAAAGCTGCGGCAATGGGAGGAGTAACAACCAGTCTCAACTACATCCGTACAGGGCAATATTATCTTAACAAAGGCGGTTCTTACCGCGATTTTTTCCCAGAGGTATTGGCTTTATCCGCAGGTAATTTTTTTGTAGATTACAGCTACCATGTTGCACCCATTGCCAGTCAACATATCGACGAAATACCTCTACTGTTTGAGGAACATGGTGTATCTTCGTTTAAAATTTTCATGTTTTATGGTGGTTATGGCTTACATGGTTTGTCAGACCAGCAAAACCTCTTTTTAATGATTAATAAAGAGGAACGCTACGATTTCGCTCATTTTGAATTTATTATGCGTGGTCTAACTCGCTTAATGGAGAAACATCCAGAAGCGCGAGATACTATCAGCTTGAGTTTGCATTGTGAAGTTGCAGAAATTCTCAACGCGTACACTAAAATAGTTGAAAATGATTCTAGTCTTAGTGGACTAAACGCCTACAGTGCAGCACGTCCGCCTCATTCTGAAGGGTTAGCAATTTGCATTGCTTCCTATTTGGCACATGAGACTAACTGTGCAAACATCAATTTGTTACACCTGAGTTCGCGTAAGGCAATGGAAGCAGCTTTGACTATGCAAACTGCTTTTCCCCATATCAATTTTCGGCGCGAAGTTACTATCGGACATTTACTATTAGATATTGATACGCCCAATGGTACTTGGGCAAAAGTCAACCCCCCTATTCGTCCCCGTGCAGATGTGGAATACTTGTGGCAGGCAGTACTCAATCATCAAGTAGATTGGATAGTTAGTGACCATGCTTGCTGTTCTGCCGAACAAAAAAGAAGTGCTAAAGACCCGAATAATATTTGGTTAGCAAAGTCTGGTTTTGGCGGTACAGAATATTTACTTTCTGGGGTATTGAGTGAAGGTAGCAAGCGAGGAATGTCCTACAACCATATGGCTAAGTTGCTATCTTGGAACCCATCGCGGCGCTTTGGGTTATTAACAAAAGGCGATATTGCTATTGGCTATGATGCTGATTTGGTGTTGGTAAATCCAAACGAAACCTTTGTAGTAAGTGCTGCTGAGTCAGAGTCGCAACAAGGCTATACGCCGTTTGAAGGAATGGAGTTAACTGGACGAGTCAAAACTACCTTTTTGCGGGGGAGGAGAATTTACGATCGCGGACAGATACTTGGTGTTCCCAGTGGGCTTTATTTAAACCGCAGATGA
- a CDS encoding aspartyl/asparaginyl beta-hydroxylase domain-containing protein encodes METFNEYHLNPEKFTFLKSFQENWRVIRDEFTHFIAHASNEELNFTYDVLGPKSQTIKTKGNAKYSAFGILFQGMFIEEYIQLHQIQYPDYRTDDASQKALKLREKYFPNLANVIEKVKFLDDSVIRNVYFGTFRPGLDVKLHVNYNPHMNRGYLGLIVPEGDVAMKICHEQLYWHEGEFMILDHSFPHCPHNYTNYDRTVLVVDFFKPDKPREEMIRFEKEQVTQRMQDNPYSLGVFGKNDKAKVEDFIKYGLAHQLEWDKALKA; translated from the coding sequence ATGGAAACTTTTAATGAGTATCATCTGAACCCAGAAAAATTTACTTTTCTCAAAAGTTTTCAAGAAAATTGGCGGGTAATTAGAGACGAGTTTACACACTTTATTGCTCATGCCTCTAATGAAGAGTTAAATTTCACTTATGATGTTTTGGGGCCGAAAAGTCAAACGATTAAAACCAAGGGCAATGCGAAATATAGTGCTTTTGGTATATTATTTCAAGGGATGTTTATTGAAGAATACATTCAATTACATCAAATACAATATCCTGATTATAGAACAGATGATGCATCACAAAAAGCCCTTAAATTAAGAGAAAAATATTTTCCAAACTTGGCTAATGTAATAGAAAAAGTGAAATTTCTTGATGATTCTGTTATCAGAAACGTCTATTTTGGTACATTTCGCCCTGGTTTGGATGTCAAGCTCCACGTGAATTATAATCCTCATATGAATCGTGGCTATTTAGGATTGATTGTGCCAGAGGGGGATGTAGCTATGAAAATATGCCATGAGCAACTTTATTGGCATGAAGGAGAATTCATGATTTTAGATCATAGCTTTCCACATTGTCCGCATAATTACACCAATTATGATAGAACTGTCTTGGTTGTAGACTTTTTTAAACCGGATAAGCCTAGAGAGGAAATGATCCGATTTGAAAAAGAGCAAGTCACACAACGTATGCAAGATAATCCTTATAGCTTAGGTGTTTTTGGTAAAAACGATAAAGCTAAGGTAGAAGATTTTATCAAGTATGGTTTAGCTCATCAGTTAGAGTGGGATAAAGCTTTAAAAGCCTAG
- a CDS encoding zinc-binding dehydrogenase, which produces MNAETYRKLIAKQLNQDFKFAVEIVEIPISKPDANQLLIQNKFAGINGGFDTLLCRGEVPYVNLTPPFDLGVEVVGKVVSMGENVKDFQIGDAVITTARGGGYREYQVIDANLVVKVREATPELLTLMPTGVSALVALEQVGEMKSNEVVLVTAAAGGTGHIAVQLAKLAGNHVIGTCSSEAKAKLLRELGCDRIINYHTENLNQVLKQEYPEGINLVFDCVGKQVFDTCVENLAVRGRLVVVGFISEYAKNVEQITQPRIYHQLFWKAASVRAFLMPHYKEYIPEARDRLLNLLYTDKLKIAVDATQFQGIESIPDAVEYLLSGQNCGKVVVRF; this is translated from the coding sequence ATGAATGCAGAAACCTATAGGAAGTTAATAGCAAAACAACTCAATCAAGATTTTAAATTTGCTGTAGAAATTGTTGAAATTCCTATTTCCAAACCTGATGCTAACCAACTTTTAATTCAAAATAAGTTCGCTGGTATTAACGGTGGATTTGACACTTTACTTTGTCGTGGTGAAGTGCCCTATGTTAACTTAACTCCTCCCTTTGATTTGGGTGTGGAAGTGGTGGGAAAAGTTGTCAGTATGGGCGAAAACGTCAAAGATTTTCAAATAGGAGATGCTGTTATAACTACAGCGCGTGGTGGCGGCTATCGAGAATATCAAGTTATTGATGCAAACTTAGTGGTGAAGGTGCGGGAAGCAACACCAGAGCTATTAACACTAATGCCTACAGGTGTATCAGCTTTAGTTGCATTAGAACAAGTCGGGGAAATGAAAAGTAATGAAGTGGTTTTAGTGACAGCAGCAGCGGGGGGAACTGGTCATATTGCAGTGCAATTGGCGAAATTAGCAGGTAATCATGTAATTGGTACTTGTAGTTCTGAGGCGAAGGCAAAATTACTCAGAGAATTGGGATGCGATCGCATTATCAACTATCACACAGAAAATCTCAACCAAGTCCTCAAGCAAGAATACCCCGAAGGCATTAATTTGGTTTTTGACTGCGTAGGTAAACAGGTTTTCGATACCTGCGTTGAAAATTTAGCAGTGCGGGGACGTTTAGTAGTAGTCGGTTTCATCTCCGAATACGCGAAGAATGTAGAACAAATTACTCAACCCCGCATCTACCACCAACTATTTTGGAAAGCTGCTTCTGTTCGAGCTTTTCTCATGCCTCATTATAAAGAATATATACCAGAGGCACGCGATCGCCTGTTAAACCTACTCTACACCGACAAACTCAAAATTGCTGTAGACGCAACCCAGTTTCAAGGCATAGAATCAATCCCCGATGCTGTAGAATACCTCCTTAGCGGTCAAAATTGTGGCAAAGTAGTTGTCAGATTTTAA
- a CDS encoding nuclear transport factor 2 family protein has protein sequence MTAESENTLKVAQQAFENLTHGMATGEWQALLDMLTEDFTLWFPMGKFHGLNVGKEQASEFFHYVSEAFTPGLTLTALDRVTSNETTAVFEFRDEGLLFGEPYKNRVAVSFDVRGDKICGYREYFGSDGKSY, from the coding sequence GTGACAGCAGAATCAGAAAATACTTTAAAAGTCGCTCAGCAAGCATTTGAGAATCTCACTCATGGAATGGCAACTGGAGAGTGGCAAGCATTACTAGATATGCTCACAGAAGATTTTACTCTTTGGTTTCCAATGGGTAAATTTCACGGTTTAAATGTAGGAAAAGAGCAAGCTAGTGAGTTTTTTCACTATGTTTCTGAAGCTTTCACTCCAGGACTAACACTAACTGCTTTAGACCGTGTTACTAGTAATGAAACGACTGCTGTATTTGAGTTTCGGGATGAGGGGCTTTTGTTTGGGGAACCTTATAAGAATCGGGTAGCAGTTTCTTTTGATGTGCGTGGAGACAAAATTTGTGGTTATCGCGAATACTTTGGTAGTGATGGAAAATCTTATTAA
- a CDS encoding PAS domain S-box protein, which produces MSFNKLEKDVILIVDDTPTNLEVLFNFLEDFDFKVLGAEDGEMAVKMAEYALPDLILLDVLMPKIDGFETCRRLKSNLATQDIPIIFMTALSEKVDKVKGLKLGAVDFITKPLEHEEVIARLNIHLRMRNLTKKLTEQKEHLEMEIFERKRVEEELRCHSAALSEWNNRYQALIQASGQILYDWNPHTNNINYAGNVEKILGYSMPEMSGGVNRWLELIHPDDRNLFNEEFNRVLSTKERFHLEFRVCCKDGTYITVEDNGYFFLDSTSKVARIAGFVIDISDRKQAQTEREKAFVALQQSEARFRRLVESNIIGITLTDLNGKITEANDAFLKMLGYNREALHSGKLLWQDITPSEYHRLDEKAIAELISAGVSTPYEKEYICKDGSRVPVVVGCALVEQSQPTTVGFVLDITERKQAEQKIREQAALLNITRDAILVRDLHNQIQFWNKGAECLYGWMAEEVLGKNANQLLYRKKTLAQIENIQKSIAETGSWEGELHQITKQGKEIIVASCWTVVHDEQGKPKSILSVNSDITEKKQLEAQFLRAQRMESLGTLASGIAHDLNNALTPMMMTVQLLETKNSDEKSQQWLSIMESSIKRAADLVKQVLWFSRGAEGNFKTLQVQDLISEIKKIVKQTFSRAIEVRINIPKQNLWHIFGDTTQLHQVLMNLCINARDAMPNGGILSISAKNFWVDSDYARLNLDAEVGSYVMISVSDTGTGISKKIIDRIFEPFFTTKEVGKGTGLGLSTVLGIVKSHGGFVNVVSEVGQGTEFQVCLPVTQTSELDSKVAGVYNELPTGNGELILVVDDEDYIREITKSWLETNAYKVLVAGDGMEAIALYTKHQQEISVVLIDMMMPSMDGPTAISVLEKINPDIKIIGVTGLASNHQMMKNLSNKVKKFLSKPYTSNDLLKNLQMVINAK; this is translated from the coding sequence ATGAGTTTTAACAAACTTGAAAAAGATGTCATTTTAATAGTTGATGACACTCCAACTAATTTAGAAGTATTATTCAATTTTTTAGAAGATTTTGACTTTAAAGTTTTAGGGGCTGAAGATGGAGAAATGGCAGTTAAAATGGCAGAATATGCCCTGCCAGACCTGATTTTGCTAGATGTATTAATGCCGAAAATCGACGGTTTTGAAACTTGTAGACGGTTAAAAAGCAATTTAGCAACTCAAGATATTCCGATAATTTTTATGACTGCACTGAGTGAGAAAGTAGATAAAGTCAAAGGATTGAAACTTGGAGCAGTAGATTTCATCACCAAACCCTTAGAACATGAAGAGGTTATAGCTAGGCTAAACATCCATCTCCGAATGCGAAACCTCACAAAAAAGCTCACAGAGCAAAAAGAACATTTGGAGATGGAAATCTTTGAACGCAAGCGAGTAGAAGAAGAACTGCGGTGTCACTCAGCTGCATTATCTGAGTGGAATAATCGTTATCAAGCATTAATTCAAGCGAGTGGCCAGATTCTCTACGATTGGAATCCACATACAAACAATATCAACTATGCTGGCAATGTAGAAAAAATATTAGGTTACTCCATGCCTGAAATGTCAGGAGGTGTGAACCGTTGGTTAGAGTTGATTCATCCTGATGATAGAAACCTGTTTAATGAGGAATTTAACCGCGTTTTATCCACAAAAGAGCGATTTCATTTAGAATTTCGTGTATGTTGCAAAGATGGAACTTACATCACAGTTGAAGACAATGGATATTTCTTTTTAGACTCTACAAGCAAAGTTGCTCGAATTGCAGGTTTTGTGATTGATATTAGCGATCGCAAACAAGCACAAACAGAACGAGAAAAAGCTTTTGTTGCACTTCAGCAAAGTGAAGCCCGATTTCGGCGGCTGGTGGAATCGAATATCATTGGCATTACTTTGACAGACCTGAATGGCAAGATTACAGAAGCTAACGATGCGTTTCTGAAGATGCTGGGATATAACCGGGAAGCACTGCACTCAGGAAAACTGCTTTGGCAAGACATCACGCCGTCAGAATATCACAGATTGGATGAAAAGGCGATCGCAGAATTAATCAGTGCTGGAGTTTCTACTCCCTACGAGAAAGAATACATTTGCAAAGATGGTAGCCGTGTTCCGGTTGTAGTTGGTTGTGCGCTTGTAGAACAGTCTCAACCGACTACTGTCGGTTTTGTTCTCGATATTACTGAACGCAAGCAAGCAGAACAGAAAATTCGCGAACAAGCTGCTTTGCTCAACATTACTAGAGATGCAATTCTGGTGCGAGACTTGCATAACCAAATTCAATTTTGGAACAAAGGCGCTGAATGTTTATATGGTTGGATGGCAGAAGAAGTGTTGGGTAAGAATGCTAATCAATTATTATATCGTAAAAAAACTTTAGCTCAAATCGAAAACATCCAGAAAAGTATAGCTGAGACTGGTTCTTGGGAAGGTGAATTACATCAGATTACTAAACAAGGTAAGGAAATTATTGTTGCTAGTTGCTGGACAGTAGTACACGATGAGCAGGGAAAACCTAAATCTATCCTCAGTGTCAACTCTGATATTACAGAGAAAAAACAACTCGAAGCGCAGTTTCTCCGCGCCCAACGCATGGAGAGTCTCGGCACTTTAGCAAGCGGTATTGCTCACGACCTCAACAATGCGTTGACACCAATGATGATGACTGTGCAACTTTTAGAGACAAAAAATTCTGATGAGAAAAGTCAGCAATGGCTGTCAATCATGGAATCAAGTATTAAACGTGCGGCAGATTTAGTCAAACAAGTTTTATGGTTTTCACGCGGCGCTGAAGGAAATTTTAAAACTTTACAAGTGCAGGATTTAATATCAGAAATTAAAAAGATTGTTAAACAAACATTCTCTAGAGCTATTGAAGTCCGTATTAATATTCCCAAGCAAAACTTGTGGCATATTTTTGGCGATACTACTCAGTTGCACCAAGTACTGATGAACCTCTGCATTAATGCTCGCGATGCCATGCCTAATGGCGGCATTCTGAGTATTTCTGCAAAGAATTTTTGGGTTGATAGTGACTATGCCCGTTTGAATCTTGATGCTGAAGTGGGTTCTTACGTAATGATTAGCGTCTCCGATACAGGCACAGGAATTTCTAAGAAAATAATAGATAGAATTTTTGAGCCATTTTTCACAACGAAAGAAGTAGGTAAAGGCACAGGGCTTGGTCTTTCAACGGTGCTTGGTATTGTTAAAAGCCACGGTGGTTTCGTAAATGTAGTTAGTGAAGTGGGGCAAGGAACAGAATTTCAAGTATGCTTACCTGTTACACAAACAAGTGAGTTAGATAGTAAAGTAGCAGGTGTATATAATGAATTACCCACAGGAAATGGAGAATTGATTCTCGTAGTTGATGATGAAGATTACATTCGGGAAATTACTAAAAGTTGGTTAGAAACAAATGCTTACAAAGTATTAGTAGCTGGTGATGGAATGGAGGCGATCGCTTTATATACAAAACATCAACAAGAGATTAGTGTTGTCTTAATTGATATGATGATGCCATCTATGGATGGGCCAACAGCTATTAGTGTTTTGGAAAAAATTAACCCAGACATCAAAATTATTGGTGTCACTGGATTAGCATCAAATCATCAAATGATGAAAAACCTTAGTAATAAAGTTAAAAAGTTTTTATCCAAGCCTTATACATCAAATGACTTGTTGAAAAACTTACAGATGGTGATTAATGCAAAATAG
- a CDS encoding 2Fe-2S iron-sulfur cluster-binding protein → MKTYKVELVNRDNFVVEVAENQYILDAVEAVGLCLPVGCRYGACITCAARLIEGEIHQSQAVALKPTQSAMGYVLLCIAHPYSDCKLEVGVECQDELYINPFKGRR, encoded by the coding sequence ATGAAAACCTATAAGGTTGAACTCGTCAATCGCGATAACTTTGTTGTGGAAGTGGCGGAAAATCAATATATCTTAGACGCTGTGGAAGCAGTAGGATTGTGTTTACCCGTAGGTTGTCGATACGGTGCTTGCATTACCTGTGCAGCACGTTTAATTGAAGGCGAAATACATCAATCTCAAGCAGTTGCGCTCAAACCTACACAGTCAGCAATGGGTTACGTTTTATTGTGTATTGCTCATCCCTACTCAGATTGCAAGTTGGAAGTAGGTGTAGAGTGTCAAGATGAACTTTATATCAATCCGTTTAAAGGTCGCCGCTGA
- a CDS encoding selenium-binding family protein, which yields MTHACCGPGYATPEAAINAEREKVLYAIALYTGTGIEEPDYLATVDVDPTSPTYSQVIHRLPMPYIGDELHHFGWNACSSCHGDASKSRRFTVIPGQRSSRIYIVDTAETKAPKLHKVIEPEEIKQKTNLTAPHTVHCLADGHVMISMLGDSEGNGPGGFLLLDENFDIAGRWERNTDAMRFNYDFWYQPRHNVMVSSEWGAPKTYYPGFDLNDIAADNYGHQIHFWDWSKREIIQSFDLGQEGLIPLELRFHHNPDSTHGFVAAALSSNVWHWHKSNGQWEIEKVIDVPSVELEGWPIPVPSLITDILISICDRYVYFSNWLHGDIRQYDISDPAQPKLTGQVWCGGLLGNSGEVQGHKLVGGPQMLQLSLDGKRLYVTNSLFSTWDNQFYPDLSKTGSYLLQIDCDTENGGLKINENFYVDFGKEPAGPSRAHEMRYPGGDCTSDIWV from the coding sequence ATGACTCATGCTTGCTGCGGCCCTGGTTACGCAACTCCCGAAGCAGCCATTAATGCAGAACGGGAAAAAGTGCTTTATGCGATCGCACTTTATACTGGTACAGGTATTGAAGAACCAGATTACCTTGCCACCGTAGACGTTGATCCCACTTCTCCAACTTACTCCCAAGTAATTCATCGCTTACCTATGCCCTACATTGGTGATGAATTACACCACTTCGGCTGGAATGCGTGTAGTTCGTGTCATGGCGATGCTAGTAAATCCCGGCGGTTCACTGTCATACCTGGACAACGTTCTAGTCGGATTTATATTGTTGATACAGCAGAGACGAAAGCACCAAAACTACACAAAGTTATTGAACCAGAAGAAATTAAACAAAAGACCAATTTAACTGCGCCCCACACAGTACACTGCTTAGCAGATGGTCATGTAATGATTTCCATGCTGGGCGATAGCGAGGGAAATGGCCCCGGTGGTTTTTTGTTACTAGATGAAAATTTTGACATTGCTGGACGCTGGGAACGCAATACCGACGCTATGCGGTTCAACTATGACTTTTGGTATCAGCCACGTCATAACGTCATGGTGAGTAGTGAATGGGGCGCACCCAAAACCTATTATCCTGGCTTTGACCTCAACGATATAGCAGCTGACAACTATGGTCATCAAATACATTTCTGGGATTGGTCAAAACGTGAGATTATCCAGAGTTTTGATTTAGGACAAGAAGGATTAATTCCTCTAGAACTGCGCTTTCACCATAACCCCGATAGTACTCATGGGTTTGTTGCCGCCGCACTCAGCAGCAATGTTTGGCATTGGCACAAGTCTAACGGCCAATGGGAAATTGAGAAAGTAATTGATGTGCCATCGGTGGAGCTGGAAGGCTGGCCGATTCCTGTGCCATCGCTAATTACTGATATCTTGATTTCAATATGCGATCGCTATGTTTATTTTTCCAACTGGCTGCATGGAGATATTCGTCAATATGATATCAGTGATCCTGCTCAACCCAAACTCACTGGTCAAGTTTGGTGCGGTGGTTTACTAGGTAACAGTGGCGAAGTTCAAGGTCATAAATTGGTTGGCGGGCCACAAATGCTTCAATTGAGTCTCGATGGTAAGCGGCTTTATGTGACGAATTCCCTATTTAGCACTTGGGATAATCAGTTTTACCCTGACTTGTCTAAGACTGGTTCATATCTGTTGCAAATTGACTGCGATACTGAAAATGGTGGACTAAAAATCAACGAAAATTTCTACGTTGATTTTGGCAAAGAACCAGCCGGCCCCTCTCGCGCCCATGAGATGCGTTATCCTGGCGGTGATTGCACCTCGGATATTTGGGTGTAA
- a CDS encoding NIL domain-containing protein: MAISTIVNSTLGDICIRIPQHYHRQPVLSRLISRYALTVNIAAALLETDTRKDGWFNLEIQGSYQQVEAGISYIQGLNIEIHQLNLKSLEEDRKTLNSLCLSSYCAGFHANTKMQTDEEDLDWNVVQRQTNRAKFHVCIPKNYRYSPVIAGLISCCGLTVNIVGASLNTNTKDEGWFDLEIWGNSQQIVLGLRYLKQLGLQIWL, from the coding sequence ATGGCTATATCTACAATCGTTAATTCCACCCTTGGTGACATCTGCATTCGTATTCCTCAGCACTATCATCGCCAACCTGTGCTATCGAGATTAATCTCTCGTTACGCCTTAACAGTTAATATCGCTGCGGCTCTTTTAGAAACCGACACCAGGAAAGACGGTTGGTTTAATCTAGAAATTCAAGGTAGTTATCAACAGGTAGAAGCAGGTATTAGCTATATACAAGGGTTAAATATAGAAATTCACCAACTAAATTTAAAAAGTCTTGAAGAAGATAGAAAGACGTTAAATAGTTTATGTTTAAGTAGTTACTGTGCTGGATTTCACGCAAATACCAAAATGCAAACTGATGAAGAAGACTTGGATTGGAATGTAGTACAAAGACAAACAAATCGAGCCAAGTTTCATGTCTGTATTCCCAAAAACTACCGTTATTCGCCGGTAATTGCTGGGTTAATTTCATGCTGTGGATTAACTGTAAATATTGTTGGAGCTTCGTTAAATACTAATACGAAAGATGAAGGTTGGTTTGATTTGGAAATTTGGGGAAATTCGCAGCAAATTGTCTTAGGATTGAGGTATTTGAAACAATTAGGCTTACAAATTTGGTTGTAA